A single region of the Anguilla rostrata isolate EN2019 chromosome 11, ASM1855537v3, whole genome shotgun sequence genome encodes:
- the LOC135235317 gene encoding ATPase family AAA domain-containing protein 3-like isoform X2, with product MSWLFGWRRGQSAPPPDSSETPSTPQAEGGSGGNGDDKPKDKWSNFDPTGLERAARAARELDKSQHAKEALDMARLQEQTLQMEHQSKLKEYEAAVEQLKGEQIRSQGEERRKTIAEETKQHQARAQYQDKLARQRYEDQLRQQQAINEESLRKQEESVQKQEAMRKATIEHEMELRHKNELLRVDAEYKARARVERENADINREQIRLKAAEHRQTVLESIRTAGAVFGEGFRAFVSDWDKVTVTAAGLTLLAVGVYSARNATAVAGRYIEARLGKPSLVRETSRITVGEAIKHPVKVTKRVMSKPEDALEGVVLSPPLEERVRDIAIATRNTRKNRGLYRNILMYGPPGTGKTLFAKKLASHSGMDYAIMTGGDVAPMGRDGVTAMHKVFDWASTSRRGVLLFVDEADAFLRKRATEKISEDLRATLNAFLYRTGEQSNKFMLVLASNQPEQFDWAINDRIDEIVNFALPGPEERERLVRLYFDRYVLGPATGGRQRLKLAKFDYGEKCSEIAQRVEGMSGREISKLGVAWQAAAYSSEDGVLTEAMIDARVVDAVQQHLQKMDWLQREGGPESGGKVGITLPREGGAPGGQMGFAAAPGGVPLAQEALESEAGVALPQEAVIPLVQAAIPLIKEAEAEAAPIEAEAEAAPVVAEAEAAPVVAAAEAAPVVAEAEAAPVVAEAEAAPVVTEAEAAPVVAAAEAAPVVAEAEAAPVVAEAEAAPVVAEAEAAPVVAEAEAAPVVAEAEAAPVVAEAEAAPVVAEAEAAPVVAEAEAAPVVAEAEAAPVVAAAEAAPIVAEAEAAPVVAEAEAAPVVAEAEAAPVVAEAEAAPIAAEAEAAPVVAEAEAAPVVAEAEAAPIVAEAEVVREAEAEAAPVVAEAETAPIVAEAEAAPVVKEAEAEAAPVVKEAEAEAAPVVAEAEAAPIVAEAEAAPIVKEAEAEAAPVVKEAEAEAAPAAKEAEAEAAPPQGDGGAPADQAAAKDSASSEDTVPPAEGGTDSGSKAESPALKDKDPKKQTDAGSGPKDGTPV from the exons atgtcCTGGCTGTTCGGCTGGAGAAGGGGGCAGTCCGCTCCACCACCTGATTCTTCTGAAACACCGTCAACTCCTCAGGCAGAGGGGGGTTCGGGGGGAAATGGAGACGATAAACCCAAGGACAAATGGAGCAACTTCGACCCGACTGGACTGGAACGAGCTGCACGGGCGGCCAGAGAACTGGACAAGTCCC AACATGCAAAGGAGGCGCTGGATATGGCCCGACTGCAAGAGCAGACGCTGCAGATGGAGCACCAGAGCAAGCTGAAG GAATATGAAGCCGCTGTGGAACAGCTGAAGGGGGAACAGATCCGCTCCCAGGGGGAGGAGCGGCGAAAGACCATCGCCGAGGAGACCAAACAGCATCAGGCA AGGGCACAGTACCAAGACAAACTAGCCAGGCAGAGGTACGAGGATCAGTTAAGGCAACAG CAAGCCATCAACGAGGAGAGCCTGCGCAAGCAGGAAGAATCCGtgcagaaacaggaagccatgagGAAAG CAACGATCGAGCACGAGATGGAGTTGCGGCACAAGAACGAACTGTTGCGCGTGGACGCGGAGTACAAAGCGCGCGCCCGCGTGGAGCGGGAGAACGCGGACATCAACCGCGAGCAGATCCGTCTGAAAGCTGCCGAACACCGTCAGACTGTCCTGGAGTCCATTCG GACCGCTGGTGCTGTGTTTGGGGAAGGTTTTCGAGCCTTCGTGTCGGACTGGGACAAAGTCACAGTGACG GCGGCTGGCCTAACCCTGCTGGCGGTGGGCGTGTACTCCGCCCGGAACGCCACCGCCGTGGCAGGGCGCTATATCGAGGCCAGGCTGGGGAAGCCCTCGCTGGTCAGAGAGACGTCCAGGATCACCGTGGGGGAGGCCATCAAACACCCCGTGAAG GTGACAAAGCGGGTGATGAGTAAGCCAGAGGATGCCCTAGAGGGAGTGGTGCTCAGT CCACCTCTGGAGGAACGGGTGCGCGACATCGCCATAGCGACCCGGAACACTCGGAAGAACCGCGGCCTCTACCGGAACATTCTCATGTACGGCCCGCCCGGCACCGGCAAGACCCTCTTTGCCAAG AAGCTGGCGTCGCACTCGGGCATGGACTACGCCATCATGACCGGGGGGGACGTGGCGCCCATGGGGCGGGACGGCGTCACCGCCATGCACAAGGTCTTCGACTGGGCCAGCACCAGCCGCCGCGG AGTCCTGCTCTTCGTAGACGAAGCCGACGCGTTCCTACGGAAACGAGCCact GAGAAGATCAGTGAAGACCTCAGGGCCACACTGAACGCGTTCCTCTACCGCACAGGAGAGCAGAGCAACaa GTTTATGCTAGTGCTAGCTAGTAACCAGCCGGAGCAGTTTGACTGGGCGATAAACGACCGGATCGATGAGATCGTCAACTTCGCCCTGCCGGGGCCCGAGGAACGGGAGAGACTGGTGCGGCTGTACTTCGACCGTTATGTGCTGGGGCCTGCCACCGGAGGGCGCCA GAGACTGAAACTGGCCAAGTTTGACTACGGGGAAAAGTGTTCGGAGATTGCCCAGCGGGTCGAAGGCATGTCCGGCCGAGAAATCTCCAAACTGGGCGTGGCCTGGCAG gcggcAGCGTACTCTTCGGAGGACGGGGTCCTGACGGAGGCCATGATTGACGCGCGGGTGGTGGACGCCGTGCAGCAGCACCTGCAGAAGATGGACtggctgcagagggaggggggccccGAGAGCGGGGGCAAGGTCGGCATCACGCTGCCCAGGGAGGGGGGCGCCCCGGGGGGGCAGATGGGCTTCGCGGCGGCCCCGGGAGGGGTCCCGCTGGCCCAGGAGGCGCTGGAGAGCGAGGCGGGGGTCGCGCTGCCTCAGGAGGCGGTGATCCCTCTGGTCCAGGCGGCCATTCCACTCATCAAAGAGGCTGAAGCTGAGGCAGCCCCCATT GAGGCTGAAGCTGAGGCAGCCCCCGTTGTTGCAGAAGCTGAGGCAGCTCCTGTTGttgctgcagctgaagcagccCCCGTTGTTGCAGAAGCTGAGGCAGCCCCTGTTgttgctgaagctgaagcagcCCCCGTTGTTACAGAAGCTGAGGCAGCCCCTGTTGtagctgcagctgaagcagccCCCGTTGTTGCAGAAGCTGAAGCAGCCCCCGTTGTTGCAGAAGCTGAGGCAGCTCCTGTTGTTGCTGAAGCTGAGGCAGCCCCTGTTgtagctgaagctgaagcagcCCCCGTTGTTGCAGAAGCTGAAGCAGCTCCTGTTGTAGCTGAAGCTGAGGCAGCCCCTGTTGTAGCTGAAGCTGAGGCAGCCCCTGTTGTAGCTGAAGCTGAGGCAGCCCCTGTTGTTGCTGAAGCTGAGGCAGCCCCTGTTGTAGCTGCAGCTGAGGCAGCTCCCATTGTTGCAGAAGCTGAGGCAGCCCCTGTTGTAGCTGAAGCTGAGGCAGCTCCCGTTGTTGCAGAAGCAGAGGCAGCCCCTGTTGTAGCTGAAGCTGAGGCAGCTCCCATTGCAGCAGAAGCTGAGGCAGCCCCTGTTGTAGCTGAAGCTGAGGCAGCTCCCGTTGTTGCTGAAGCTGAGGCAGCCCCCATTGTAGCTGAAGCTGAGGTTGTAAGGGAAGCAGAAGCTGAGGCAGCTCCTGTTGTAGCTGAAGCTGAGACAGCCCCCATTGTAGCTGAAGCTGAGGCAGCCCCTGTTGTAAAGGAGGCAGAAGCTGAGGCAGCCCCCGTTGTAAAGGAGGCTGAAGCTGAGGCAGCCCCCGTTGTAGCTGAAGCTGAGGCAGCCCCCATTGTTGCTGAAGCTGAGGCAGCCCCCATTGTAAAGGAGGCAGAAGCTGAGGCCGCCCCTGTTGTAAAGGAGGCAGAAGCTGAGGCAGCCCCCGCAGCGAAGGAGGCCGAGGCAGAGGCTGCTCCTCCTCAGGGGGACGGCGGCGCACCAGCAGATCAGGCCGCCGCTAAAGACTCCGCCTCCTCAGAGGACACCGTCCCGCCCGCGGAGGGAGGCACAGATAGCGGAAGCAAGGCCGAGAGCCCTGCACTCAAGGACAAGGACCCGAAAAAGCAGACGGACGCAGGGAGCGGCCCTAAGGATGGGACGCCTGTGTAG
- the LOC135235317 gene encoding ATPase family AAA domain-containing protein 3-like isoform X20: MSWLFGWRRGQSAPPPDSSETPSTPQAEGGSGGNGDDKPKDKWSNFDPTGLERAARAARELDKSQHAKEALDMARLQEQTLQMEHQSKLKEYEAAVEQLKGEQIRSQGEERRKTIAEETKQHQARAQYQDKLARQRYEDQLRQQQAINEESLRKQEESVQKQEAMRKATIEHEMELRHKNELLRVDAEYKARARVERENADINREQIRLKAAEHRQTVLESIRTAGAVFGEGFRAFVSDWDKVTVTAAGLTLLAVGVYSARNATAVAGRYIEARLGKPSLVRETSRITVGEAIKHPVKVTKRVMSKPEDALEGVVLSPPLEERVRDIAIATRNTRKNRGLYRNILMYGPPGTGKTLFAKKLASHSGMDYAIMTGGDVAPMGRDGVTAMHKVFDWASTSRRGVLLFVDEADAFLRKRATEKISEDLRATLNAFLYRTGEQSNKFMLVLASNQPEQFDWAINDRIDEIVNFALPGPEERERLVRLYFDRYVLGPATGGRQRLKLAKFDYGEKCSEIAQRVEGMSGREISKLGVAWQAAAYSSEDGVLTEAMIDARVVDAVQQHLQKMDWLQREGGPESGGKVGITLPREGGAPGGQMGFAAAPGGVPLAQEALESEAGVALPQEAVIPLVQAAIPLIKEAEAEAAPIVAEAEAVPVVKEAEAEAAPVVAEAEAAPVVAAAEAAPVVAEAEAAPVVAEAEAAPVVTEAEAAPVVAAAEAAPVVAEAEAAPVVAEAEAAPVVAEAEAAPVVAEAEAAPVVAEAEAAPVVAEAEAAPVVAEAEAAPVVAEAEAAPVVAEAEAAPVVAAAEAAPIVAEAEAAPVVAEAEAAPVVAEAEAAPVVAEAEAAPIAAEAEAAPVEAEAEAAPVVKEAEAEAAPVVAEAEAAPIVAEAEAAPIVKEAEAEAAPVVKEAEAEAAPAAKEAEAEAAPPQGDGGAPADQAAAKDSASSEDTVPPAEGGTDSGSKAESPALKDKDPKKQTDAGSGPKDGTPV; encoded by the exons atgtcCTGGCTGTTCGGCTGGAGAAGGGGGCAGTCCGCTCCACCACCTGATTCTTCTGAAACACCGTCAACTCCTCAGGCAGAGGGGGGTTCGGGGGGAAATGGAGACGATAAACCCAAGGACAAATGGAGCAACTTCGACCCGACTGGACTGGAACGAGCTGCACGGGCGGCCAGAGAACTGGACAAGTCCC AACATGCAAAGGAGGCGCTGGATATGGCCCGACTGCAAGAGCAGACGCTGCAGATGGAGCACCAGAGCAAGCTGAAG GAATATGAAGCCGCTGTGGAACAGCTGAAGGGGGAACAGATCCGCTCCCAGGGGGAGGAGCGGCGAAAGACCATCGCCGAGGAGACCAAACAGCATCAGGCA AGGGCACAGTACCAAGACAAACTAGCCAGGCAGAGGTACGAGGATCAGTTAAGGCAACAG CAAGCCATCAACGAGGAGAGCCTGCGCAAGCAGGAAGAATCCGtgcagaaacaggaagccatgagGAAAG CAACGATCGAGCACGAGATGGAGTTGCGGCACAAGAACGAACTGTTGCGCGTGGACGCGGAGTACAAAGCGCGCGCCCGCGTGGAGCGGGAGAACGCGGACATCAACCGCGAGCAGATCCGTCTGAAAGCTGCCGAACACCGTCAGACTGTCCTGGAGTCCATTCG GACCGCTGGTGCTGTGTTTGGGGAAGGTTTTCGAGCCTTCGTGTCGGACTGGGACAAAGTCACAGTGACG GCGGCTGGCCTAACCCTGCTGGCGGTGGGCGTGTACTCCGCCCGGAACGCCACCGCCGTGGCAGGGCGCTATATCGAGGCCAGGCTGGGGAAGCCCTCGCTGGTCAGAGAGACGTCCAGGATCACCGTGGGGGAGGCCATCAAACACCCCGTGAAG GTGACAAAGCGGGTGATGAGTAAGCCAGAGGATGCCCTAGAGGGAGTGGTGCTCAGT CCACCTCTGGAGGAACGGGTGCGCGACATCGCCATAGCGACCCGGAACACTCGGAAGAACCGCGGCCTCTACCGGAACATTCTCATGTACGGCCCGCCCGGCACCGGCAAGACCCTCTTTGCCAAG AAGCTGGCGTCGCACTCGGGCATGGACTACGCCATCATGACCGGGGGGGACGTGGCGCCCATGGGGCGGGACGGCGTCACCGCCATGCACAAGGTCTTCGACTGGGCCAGCACCAGCCGCCGCGG AGTCCTGCTCTTCGTAGACGAAGCCGACGCGTTCCTACGGAAACGAGCCact GAGAAGATCAGTGAAGACCTCAGGGCCACACTGAACGCGTTCCTCTACCGCACAGGAGAGCAGAGCAACaa GTTTATGCTAGTGCTAGCTAGTAACCAGCCGGAGCAGTTTGACTGGGCGATAAACGACCGGATCGATGAGATCGTCAACTTCGCCCTGCCGGGGCCCGAGGAACGGGAGAGACTGGTGCGGCTGTACTTCGACCGTTATGTGCTGGGGCCTGCCACCGGAGGGCGCCA GAGACTGAAACTGGCCAAGTTTGACTACGGGGAAAAGTGTTCGGAGATTGCCCAGCGGGTCGAAGGCATGTCCGGCCGAGAAATCTCCAAACTGGGCGTGGCCTGGCAG gcggcAGCGTACTCTTCGGAGGACGGGGTCCTGACGGAGGCCATGATTGACGCGCGGGTGGTGGACGCCGTGCAGCAGCACCTGCAGAAGATGGACtggctgcagagggaggggggccccGAGAGCGGGGGCAAGGTCGGCATCACGCTGCCCAGGGAGGGGGGCGCCCCGGGGGGGCAGATGGGCTTCGCGGCGGCCCCGGGAGGGGTCCCGCTGGCCCAGGAGGCGCTGGAGAGCGAGGCGGGGGTCGCGCTGCCTCAGGAGGCGGTGATCCCTCTGGTCCAGGCGGCCATTCCACTCATCAAAGAGGCTGAAGCTGAGGCAGCCCCCATTgtagctgaagctgaagcagtCCCCGTTGTAAAGGAGGCTGAAGCTGAGGCAGCCCCCGTTGTTGCAGAAGCTGAGGCAGCTCCTGTTGttgctgcagctgaagcagccCCCGTTGTTGCAGAAGCTGAGGCAGCCCCTGTTgttgctgaagctgaagcagcCCCCGTTGTTACAGAAGCTGAGGCAGCCCCTGTTGtagctgcagctgaagcagccCCCGTTGTTGCAGAAGCTGAAGCAGCCCCCGTTGTTGCAGAAGCTGAGGCAGCTCCTGTTGTTGCTGAAGCTGAGGCAGCCCCTGTTgtagctgaagctgaagcagcCCCCGTTGTTGCAGAAGCTGAAGCAGCTCCTGTTGTAGCTGAAGCTGAGGCAGCCCCTGTTGTAGCTGAAGCTGAGGCAGCCCCTGTTGTAGCTGAAGCTGAGGCAGCCCCTGTTGTTGCTGAAGCTGAGGCAGCCCCTGTTGTAGCTGCAGCTGAGGCAGCTCCCATTGTTGCAGAAGCTGAGGCAGCCCCTGTTGTAGCTGAAGCTGAGGCAGCTCCCGTTGTTGCAGAAGCAGAGGCAGCCCCTGTTGTAGCTGAAGCTGAGGCAGCTCCCATTGCAGCAGAAGCTGAGGCAGCCCCTGTT GAGGCAGAAGCTGAGGCAGCCCCCGTTGTAAAGGAGGCTGAAGCTGAGGCAGCCCCCGTTGTAGCTGAAGCTGAGGCAGCCCCCATTGTTGCTGAAGCTGAGGCAGCCCCCATTGTAAAGGAGGCAGAAGCTGAGGCCGCCCCTGTTGTAAAGGAGGCAGAAGCTGAGGCAGCCCCCGCAGCGAAGGAGGCCGAGGCAGAGGCTGCTCCTCCTCAGGGGGACGGCGGCGCACCAGCAGATCAGGCCGCCGCTAAAGACTCCGCCTCCTCAGAGGACACCGTCCCGCCCGCGGAGGGAGGCACAGATAGCGGAAGCAAGGCCGAGAGCCCTGCACTCAAGGACAAGGACCCGAAAAAGCAGACGGACGCAGGGAGCGGCCCTAAGGATGGGACGCCTGTGTAG
- the LOC135235317 gene encoding ATPase family AAA domain-containing protein 3-like isoform X18 has translation MSWLFGWRRGQSAPPPDSSETPSTPQAEGGSGGNGDDKPKDKWSNFDPTGLERAARAARELDKSQHAKEALDMARLQEQTLQMEHQSKLKEYEAAVEQLKGEQIRSQGEERRKTIAEETKQHQARAQYQDKLARQRYEDQLRQQQAINEESLRKQEESVQKQEAMRKATIEHEMELRHKNELLRVDAEYKARARVERENADINREQIRLKAAEHRQTVLESIRTAGAVFGEGFRAFVSDWDKVTVTAAGLTLLAVGVYSARNATAVAGRYIEARLGKPSLVRETSRITVGEAIKHPVKVTKRVMSKPEDALEGVVLSPPLEERVRDIAIATRNTRKNRGLYRNILMYGPPGTGKTLFAKKLASHSGMDYAIMTGGDVAPMGRDGVTAMHKVFDWASTSRRGVLLFVDEADAFLRKRATEKISEDLRATLNAFLYRTGEQSNKFMLVLASNQPEQFDWAINDRIDEIVNFALPGPEERERLVRLYFDRYVLGPATGGRQRLKLAKFDYGEKCSEIAQRVEGMSGREISKLGVAWQAAAYSSEDGVLTEAMIDARVVDAVQQHLQKMDWLQREGGPESGGKVGITLPREGGAPGGQMGFAAAPGGVPLAQEALESEAGVALPQEAVIPLVQAAIPLIKEAEAEAAPIVAEAEAVPVVKEAEAEAAPVVAEAEAAPVVAAAEAAPVVAEAEAAPVVAEAEAAPVVTEAEAAPVVAAAEAAPVVAEAEAAPVVAEAEAAPVVAEAEAAPVVAEAEAAPVVAEAEAAPVVAEAEAAPVVAEAEAAPVVAEAEAAPVVAEAEAAPVVAAAEAAPIVAEAEAAPVVAEAEAAPVVAEAEAAPVVAEAEAAPIAAEAEAAPVVAEAEAAPVVAEAEAAPIVAEAEAAPVVAEAEAAPIVAEAEAAPIVKEAEAEAAPVVKEAEAEAAPAAKEAEAEAAPPQGDGGAPADQAAAKDSASSEDTVPPAEGGTDSGSKAESPALKDKDPKKQTDAGSGPKDGTPV, from the exons atgtcCTGGCTGTTCGGCTGGAGAAGGGGGCAGTCCGCTCCACCACCTGATTCTTCTGAAACACCGTCAACTCCTCAGGCAGAGGGGGGTTCGGGGGGAAATGGAGACGATAAACCCAAGGACAAATGGAGCAACTTCGACCCGACTGGACTGGAACGAGCTGCACGGGCGGCCAGAGAACTGGACAAGTCCC AACATGCAAAGGAGGCGCTGGATATGGCCCGACTGCAAGAGCAGACGCTGCAGATGGAGCACCAGAGCAAGCTGAAG GAATATGAAGCCGCTGTGGAACAGCTGAAGGGGGAACAGATCCGCTCCCAGGGGGAGGAGCGGCGAAAGACCATCGCCGAGGAGACCAAACAGCATCAGGCA AGGGCACAGTACCAAGACAAACTAGCCAGGCAGAGGTACGAGGATCAGTTAAGGCAACAG CAAGCCATCAACGAGGAGAGCCTGCGCAAGCAGGAAGAATCCGtgcagaaacaggaagccatgagGAAAG CAACGATCGAGCACGAGATGGAGTTGCGGCACAAGAACGAACTGTTGCGCGTGGACGCGGAGTACAAAGCGCGCGCCCGCGTGGAGCGGGAGAACGCGGACATCAACCGCGAGCAGATCCGTCTGAAAGCTGCCGAACACCGTCAGACTGTCCTGGAGTCCATTCG GACCGCTGGTGCTGTGTTTGGGGAAGGTTTTCGAGCCTTCGTGTCGGACTGGGACAAAGTCACAGTGACG GCGGCTGGCCTAACCCTGCTGGCGGTGGGCGTGTACTCCGCCCGGAACGCCACCGCCGTGGCAGGGCGCTATATCGAGGCCAGGCTGGGGAAGCCCTCGCTGGTCAGAGAGACGTCCAGGATCACCGTGGGGGAGGCCATCAAACACCCCGTGAAG GTGACAAAGCGGGTGATGAGTAAGCCAGAGGATGCCCTAGAGGGAGTGGTGCTCAGT CCACCTCTGGAGGAACGGGTGCGCGACATCGCCATAGCGACCCGGAACACTCGGAAGAACCGCGGCCTCTACCGGAACATTCTCATGTACGGCCCGCCCGGCACCGGCAAGACCCTCTTTGCCAAG AAGCTGGCGTCGCACTCGGGCATGGACTACGCCATCATGACCGGGGGGGACGTGGCGCCCATGGGGCGGGACGGCGTCACCGCCATGCACAAGGTCTTCGACTGGGCCAGCACCAGCCGCCGCGG AGTCCTGCTCTTCGTAGACGAAGCCGACGCGTTCCTACGGAAACGAGCCact GAGAAGATCAGTGAAGACCTCAGGGCCACACTGAACGCGTTCCTCTACCGCACAGGAGAGCAGAGCAACaa GTTTATGCTAGTGCTAGCTAGTAACCAGCCGGAGCAGTTTGACTGGGCGATAAACGACCGGATCGATGAGATCGTCAACTTCGCCCTGCCGGGGCCCGAGGAACGGGAGAGACTGGTGCGGCTGTACTTCGACCGTTATGTGCTGGGGCCTGCCACCGGAGGGCGCCA GAGACTGAAACTGGCCAAGTTTGACTACGGGGAAAAGTGTTCGGAGATTGCCCAGCGGGTCGAAGGCATGTCCGGCCGAGAAATCTCCAAACTGGGCGTGGCCTGGCAG gcggcAGCGTACTCTTCGGAGGACGGGGTCCTGACGGAGGCCATGATTGACGCGCGGGTGGTGGACGCCGTGCAGCAGCACCTGCAGAAGATGGACtggctgcagagggaggggggccccGAGAGCGGGGGCAAGGTCGGCATCACGCTGCCCAGGGAGGGGGGCGCCCCGGGGGGGCAGATGGGCTTCGCGGCGGCCCCGGGAGGGGTCCCGCTGGCCCAGGAGGCGCTGGAGAGCGAGGCGGGGGTCGCGCTGCCTCAGGAGGCGGTGATCCCTCTGGTCCAGGCGGCCATTCCACTCATCAAAGAGGCTGAAGCTGAGGCAGCCCCCATTgtagctgaagctgaagcagtCCCCGTTGTAAAGGAGGCTGAAGCTGAGGCAGCCCCCGTTGTTGCAGAAGCTGAGGCAGCTCCTGTTGttgctgcagctgaagcagccCCCGTTGTTGCAGAAGCTGAGGCAGCCCCTGTTgttgctgaagctgaagcagcCCCCGTTGTTACAGAAGCTGAGGCAGCCCCTGTTGtagctgcagctgaagcagccCCCGTTGTTGCAGAAGCTGAAGCAGCCCCCGTTGTTGCAGAAGCTGAGGCAGCTCCTGTTGTTGCTGAAGCTGAGGCAGCCCCTGTTgtagctgaagctgaagcagcCCCCGTTGTTGCAGAAGCTGAAGCAGCTCCTGTTGTAGCTGAAGCTGAGGCAGCCCCTGTTGTAGCTGAAGCTGAGGCAGCCCCTGTTGTAGCTGAAGCTGAGGCAGCCCCTGTTGTTGCTGAAGCTGAGGCAGCCCCTGTTGTAGCTGCAGCTGAGGCAGCTCCCATTGTTGCAGAAGCTGAGGCAGCCCCTGTTGTAGCTGAAGCTGAGGCAGCTCCCGTTGTTGCAGAAGCAGAGGCAGCCCCTGTTGTAGCTGAAGCTGAGGCAGCTCCCATTGCAGCAGAAGCTGAGGCAGCCCCTGTTGTAGCTGAAGCTGAGGCAGCTCCCGTTGTTGCTGAAGCTGAGGCAGCCCCCATTGTAGCTGAAGCTGAG GCAGCCCCCGTTGTAGCTGAAGCTGAGGCAGCCCCCATTGTTGCTGAAGCTGAGGCAGCCCCCATTGTAAAGGAGGCAGAAGCTGAGGCCGCCCCTGTTGTAAAGGAGGCAGAAGCTGAGGCAGCCCCCGCAGCGAAGGAGGCCGAGGCAGAGGCTGCTCCTCCTCAGGGGGACGGCGGCGCACCAGCAGATCAGGCCGCCGCTAAAGACTCCGCCTCCTCAGAGGACACCGTCCCGCCCGCGGAGGGAGGCACAGATAGCGGAAGCAAGGCCGAGAGCCCTGCACTCAAGGACAAGGACCCGAAAAAGCAGACGGACGCAGGGAGCGGCCCTAAGGATGGGACGCCTGTGTAG